A window of Nicotiana tabacum cultivar K326 chromosome 24, ASM71507v2, whole genome shotgun sequence contains these coding sequences:
- the LOC107786609 gene encoding protein FLX-like 3 — protein MAGRNRMPRQPDNFRGFRDGPPPRVIMQRGPGPLPPHPAALEEELEIQHRDMQRILGENRHVIDENVMLERELSAVKDEMHRFSQVIPKMRADNEAQVREYIDRGMRLEADLRATEPLRLEVIQLKAEAQKLTAVQKELSAQVQALTKDSNRLQTENKQLSAIKTDIDGLHKELTEARRQFEYEKKANTELVEQNQSMEKNLISMAREIEKLRAEKIGRGLGVGAYGVMNGSPEMRYPGGAYGDPYSGGGWGSYDNRGPPRR, from the exons ATGGCTGGTAGAAATCGTATGCCCCGTCAACCTGATAACTTCCGAGGATTCCGTGATGGGCCACCACCACGGGTCATTATGCAGCGAGGACCTGGGCCCCTCCCTCCTCACCCCGCAGCCCTTGAAGAGGAACTAGAAATCCAGCATAGGGATATGCAAAGAATTCTCGGCGAAAACAGacatgtgattgatgagaatgtgatGCTTGAAAGGGAATTATCTGCTGTAAAAGATGAAATGCATAGATTTAGTCAGGTCATTCCCAAAATGCGTGCTGATAATGAGGCACAAGTAAGGGAGTATATTGACAGAGGAATGAGGTTAGAGGCTGATCTTCGAGCTACTGAGCCTCTGAGGTTAGAGGTAATCCAATTGAAAGCTGAAGCGCAGAAGTTAACTGCTGTACAGAAAGAATTATCTGCCCAAGTTCAAGCTCTTACAAAGGATTCTAACCGACTACAAACTGAGAATAAGCAATTATCAGCTATAAAGACTGATATTGATGGATTGCACAAAGAGTTGACAGAAGCAAG GAGACAATTTGAATATGAGAAGAAAGCAAATACAGAACTGGTGGAACAAAATCAATCCATGGAGAAGAATCTCATTTCAATGGCTCGTGAAATAGAAAAGCTGCGAGCAGAGAAAATTGGACGGGGCCTTG GTGTAGGAGCTTACGGCGTGATGAACGGAAGCCCTGAGATGAGATATCCTGGTGGTGCATATGGTGATCCATACAGTGGTGGTGGTTGGGGTTCCTATGACAATCGTGGTCCTCCCCGGCGTTGA
- the LOC107786604 gene encoding 3-ketoacyl-CoA synthase 6-like, which produces MPQRSPQFPISLKLKYVKLGYQYLVNNFLTCLLVPTMPFFLAQVIQLGPEEIFNHWNSLQYDFIKTLYSSFASLSYDRDKVCAYSTLPIPHLWDYTGIVVVLYSSFLIIFASILYFMSRPRGVYLIDYSCYKPPVSCRVPFSTFMEHSRLILSSEPKSVEFQMRILERSGLGEETCLPPAIHYIPPTPNMESARKEAEMVIFSAMDSLFKKTRVKPKDIDILIVNCSLFSPTPSLSAMVINKYKMRDNIKSFNLSGMGCSAGLISIDLARDLLQVYPKSNAVVVSTEIITPNYYRGKDRSMLLPNCLFRMGGAAILLSNKWADQWRAKYKLLHVVRTHKGSDDKSYSCVFEVEDSEGKAGISLSKDLMAIAGEALKSNITTIGPLVLPPSEQLLFLFSLIGRKVFNLKLKPYIPDFKQAFEHFCIHAGGRAVIDELQKNLQLSSEHVEASRMTLHRFGNTSSSSLWYELSYIEAKGRMKKGDRIWQIAFGSGFKCNSAVWKCNKTIKNLSDGPWSDCIHKYPVYIPEVVKL; this is translated from the coding sequence ATGCCTCAGAGATCACCTCAATTTCCCATATCACTTAAACTCAAGTATGTAAAACTTGGCTACCAATATCTTGTTAACAACTTCTTGACATGTCTATTGGTGCCCACAATGCCTTTTTTTCTTGCTCAAGTCATTCAGTTAGGTCCTGAGGAAATCTTCAATCATTGGAATTCCCTTCAGTATGATTTCATCAAAACACTCTATTCATCTTTCGCCTCTCTATCTTACGATAGAGATAAGGTCTGTGCATACAGTACTCTCCCCATACCTCActtatgggattatactggaaTAGTTGTTGTACTCTATTCATCTTTCCTTATCATCTTTGCGTCCATATTATACTTCATGTCAAGGCCTCGAGGGGTTTATCTTATTGATTATTCATGTTACAAGCCGCCTGTCTCCTGTCGCGTCCCATTTTCAACTTTCATGGAACATTCAAGACTTATACTTAGTTCAGAACCAAAGAGTGTTGAATTCCAAATGAGAATTCTTGAGAGGTCTGGTTTAGGAGAAGAAACATGTTTGCCACCAGCAATACATTATATCCCACCTACACCTAATATGGAATCTGCAagaaaagaagctgaaatggtGATATTTTCAGCCATGGATTCTCTATTCAAGAAAACAAGAGTAAAGCCTAAAGATATTGACATTCTTATTGTGAATTGCAGCCTTTTTTCGCCAACGCCATCTTTATCAGCAATGGTGATTAATAAGTATAAAATGAGAGATAATATTAAGAGCTTCAATCTCTCAGGAATGGGATGTAGTGCTGGACTAATCTCCATTGATTTAGCTCGTGATCTTCTCCAAGTTTATCCAAAATCGAACGCTGTTGTTGTTAGCACAGAAATCataacaccaaattattataGAGGCAAAGATAGATCAATGCTACTCCCTAATTGTCTGTTCAGAATGGGTGGTGCTGCCATTCTTTTATCAAACAAATGGGCAGATCAATGGCGAGCCAAGTACAAGTTGCTACATGTGGTCAGAACCCACAAAGGATCCGACGACAAATCGTACAGTTGTGTGTTTGAAGTAGAAGATTCAGAAGGGAAAGCAGGAATTTCTTTGTCAAAAGACCTTATGGCTATAGCAGGGGAAGCCTTAAAATCCAATATAACAACAATTGGACCTCTTGTTCTTCCTCCATCAGAACAACTTCTCTTTCTCTTCTCACTCATTGGCCGAAAAGTCTTTAACCTGAAACTAAAACCATATATTCCAGACTTCAAACAAGCGTTTGAACACTTCTGCATTCATGCCGGTGGTAGAGCAGTGATCGATGAACTGCAGAAGAACTTGCAGCTGTCTTCAGAACACGTTGAGGCATCGCGAATGACTCTGCACAGATTTGGAAACACGTCTTCTTCGTCGTTATGGTATGAACTGAGTTATATTGAAGCTAAGGGAAGGATGAAGAAAGGTGATAGAATTTGGCAGATTGCATTTGGGAGTGGATTCAAGTGTAACAGTGCTGTTTGGAAGTGTAACAAGACAATCAAGAATCTAAGTGATGGACCTTGGTCTGATTGTATCCACAAATACCCAGTTTACATCCCTGAAGTAGTAAAGCTCTag